In the genome of Anas platyrhynchos isolate ZD024472 breed Pekin duck chromosome 21, IASCAAS_PekinDuck_T2T, whole genome shotgun sequence, one region contains:
- the DLGAP4 gene encoding disks large-associated protein 4 isoform X8, producing MGQRAETLGCSSCLVAYKKTPPPVPPRTTSKPFISVTVQSSTESAQDTYLDSQDHKSEVTSQSGLSNSSDSLDSTRTPSVTRGSVVTPARDTPELPQKNATLKSDKGTLTNEEPKVENVPKRKLSSIGIQVDCLQPVAKEEPPPPATKFQSIGVQVEDEWRNSHSRSMSSKQDTDSDTQEPNNSSCKSSERSVAECPQHNNSVSVDTSTRQPAKPSQMKRNLSYGDNSDPALEPSSLPPPDPWLETSSTSPSEPIQPGACRRDGYWFLKLLQAETERLEGWCRQMDQETKENNLSEEVLGKVLSAVGSAQLLMSQKFQQFHGLCEQNLNPNANPRPTAQDLAGFWDLLQLSIEDISMKFDELYHLKANSWQLAETPERKEEKKPPPPVPKKPAKSKSQLNRDRASDSDKQRQEARKRLMAAKRAASVRQNSATESADSIEIYVPEAQTRL from the exons ATGGGACAAAGAGCTGAGACACTTGGCT GTTCATCATGCCTAGTGGCATATAAAAAGACTCCACCTCCTGTCCCACCTCGGACCACATCAAAGCCGTTCATCTCTGTCactgtgcagagcagcactgaaTCAGCGCAGGACACCTACCTGGACAGCCAGGACCACAAGAGCGAGGTGACCAGCCAGTCAGGGCTGAGCAATTCTTCAGACAGCTTGGACAGCACCAGGACACCCAGCGTGACACGGGGCAGTGTTGTGACTCCAGCAAGAGACACTCCAGAATTACCACAGAAAAATGCAACCTTGAAAAGTGACAAAGGGACTCTGACTAACGAAGAGCCTAAAGTGGAAAACGTCCCCAAGAGAAAGCTGTCGTCTATAGGAATACAA GTTGACTGCCTTCAGCCAGTGGCAAAAGAGGAGCCTCCTCCACCAGCCACCAAATTCCAGTCCATCGGGGTACAGGTAGAGGACGAGTGGCG AAACAGTCACTCTCGCAGTATGTCCTCCAAACAGGACACAGACTCTGACACGCAGGAACCTAATAACTCTAGCTGTAAATCATCTGAGAGAAGTGTTGCTGAGTGCCCCCAACACAACAACTCCGTTAGTGTTGATACTAGTACCAGGCAACCAGCCAAGCCCTCACAGATGAAGAGAAACCTCTCCTATGGAGATAACAGTGACCCAGCCCTGGAaccttcctctctccctcctcctgacCCTTGGCTTGAGACATCCTCCACCTCGCCATCAGAACCCATACAGCCAGGAGCCTGCCGGCGGGATGGGTACTGGTTTCTGAAGCTGCTTCAGGCAGAAACAGAACGTTTAGAAGGCTGGTGCCGCCAGATGGACCAGGAGACCAAAGAGAACAATCTCTCTGAAGAAG TCTTAGGAAAAGTCCTGAGTGCAGTGGGCAGTGCACAGCTACTAATGTCACAGAAGTTCCAGCAATTCCACGGCCTCTGTGAACAAAACTTG AACCCTAACGCCAATCCCAGACCCACAGCCCAGGACCTAGCTGGGTTTTGGGATCTCCTGCAGTTGTCCATTGAAGACATCAGCATGAAATTTGATGAGCTGTACCACCTGAAAGCTAACAGCTGGCAATTGGCAGAGACACCAGAGAGAAAG gaagagaagaaaccaCCCCCTCCAGTGCCAAAGAAGCCAGCCAAGTCCAAATCCCAACTGAACCGGGACAGAGCCTCTGATTCAGACAAGCAGCGCCAGGAAGCTCGCAAGCGTCTCATGGCAGCCAAGCGGGCTGCTTCTGTCCGGCAGAACTCGGCCACGGAGAGCGCAGACAGCATCGAGATCTACGTCCCTGAGGCACAGACCCGCCTTTGA
- the DLGAP4 gene encoding disks large-associated protein 4 isoform X7, with protein MALCLELLKQCSSCLVAYKKTPPPVPPRTTSKPFISVTVQSSTESAQDTYLDSQDHKSEVTSQSGLSNSSDSLDSTRTPSVTRGSVVTPARDTPELPQKNATLKSDKGTLTNEEPKVENVPKRKLSSIGIQVDCLQPVAKEEPPPPATKFQSIGVQVEDEWRNSHSRSMSSKQDTDSDTQEPNNSSCKSSERSVAECPQHNNSVSVDTSTRQPAKPSQMKRNLSYGDNSDPALEPSSLPPPDPWLETSSTSPSEPIQPGACRRDGYWFLKLLQAETERLEGWCRQMDQETKENNLSEEVLGKVLSAVGSAQLLMSQKFQQFHGLCEQNLNPNANPRPTAQDLAGFWDLLQLSIEDISMKFDELYHLKANSWQLAETPERKEEKKPPPPVPKKPAKSKSQLNRDRASDSDKQRQEARKRLMAAKRAASVRQNSATESADSIEIYVPEAQTRL; from the exons GTTCATCATGCCTAGTGGCATATAAAAAGACTCCACCTCCTGTCCCACCTCGGACCACATCAAAGCCGTTCATCTCTGTCactgtgcagagcagcactgaaTCAGCGCAGGACACCTACCTGGACAGCCAGGACCACAAGAGCGAGGTGACCAGCCAGTCAGGGCTGAGCAATTCTTCAGACAGCTTGGACAGCACCAGGACACCCAGCGTGACACGGGGCAGTGTTGTGACTCCAGCAAGAGACACTCCAGAATTACCACAGAAAAATGCAACCTTGAAAAGTGACAAAGGGACTCTGACTAACGAAGAGCCTAAAGTGGAAAACGTCCCCAAGAGAAAGCTGTCGTCTATAGGAATACAA GTTGACTGCCTTCAGCCAGTGGCAAAAGAGGAGCCTCCTCCACCAGCCACCAAATTCCAGTCCATCGGGGTACAGGTAGAGGACGAGTGGCG AAACAGTCACTCTCGCAGTATGTCCTCCAAACAGGACACAGACTCTGACACGCAGGAACCTAATAACTCTAGCTGTAAATCATCTGAGAGAAGTGTTGCTGAGTGCCCCCAACACAACAACTCCGTTAGTGTTGATACTAGTACCAGGCAACCAGCCAAGCCCTCACAGATGAAGAGAAACCTCTCCTATGGAGATAACAGTGACCCAGCCCTGGAaccttcctctctccctcctcctgacCCTTGGCTTGAGACATCCTCCACCTCGCCATCAGAACCCATACAGCCAGGAGCCTGCCGGCGGGATGGGTACTGGTTTCTGAAGCTGCTTCAGGCAGAAACAGAACGTTTAGAAGGCTGGTGCCGCCAGATGGACCAGGAGACCAAAGAGAACAATCTCTCTGAAGAAG TCTTAGGAAAAGTCCTGAGTGCAGTGGGCAGTGCACAGCTACTAATGTCACAGAAGTTCCAGCAATTCCACGGCCTCTGTGAACAAAACTTG AACCCTAACGCCAATCCCAGACCCACAGCCCAGGACCTAGCTGGGTTTTGGGATCTCCTGCAGTTGTCCATTGAAGACATCAGCATGAAATTTGATGAGCTGTACCACCTGAAAGCTAACAGCTGGCAATTGGCAGAGACACCAGAGAGAAAG gaagagaagaaaccaCCCCCTCCAGTGCCAAAGAAGCCAGCCAAGTCCAAATCCCAACTGAACCGGGACAGAGCCTCTGATTCAGACAAGCAGCGCCAGGAAGCTCGCAAGCGTCTCATGGCAGCCAAGCGGGCTGCTTCTGTCCGGCAGAACTCGGCCACGGAGAGCGCAGACAGCATCGAGATCTACGTCCCTGAGGCACAGACCCGCCTTTGA
- the DLGAP4 gene encoding disks large-associated protein 4 isoform X6 gives MAECHAQNGGDVSGSSCLVAYKKTPPPVPPRTTSKPFISVTVQSSTESAQDTYLDSQDHKSEVTSQSGLSNSSDSLDSTRTPSVTRGSVVTPARDTPELPQKNATLKSDKGTLTNEEPKVENVPKRKLSSIGIQVDCLQPVAKEEPPPPATKFQSIGVQVEDEWRNSHSRSMSSKQDTDSDTQEPNNSSCKSSERSVAECPQHNNSVSVDTSTRQPAKPSQMKRNLSYGDNSDPALEPSSLPPPDPWLETSSTSPSEPIQPGACRRDGYWFLKLLQAETERLEGWCRQMDQETKENNLSEEVLGKVLSAVGSAQLLMSQKFQQFHGLCEQNLNPNANPRPTAQDLAGFWDLLQLSIEDISMKFDELYHLKANSWQLAETPERKEEKKPPPPVPKKPAKSKSQLNRDRASDSDKQRQEARKRLMAAKRAASVRQNSATESADSIEIYVPEAQTRL, from the exons ATGGCTGAGTGCCATGCGCAGAATGGAGGGGATGTGTCAG GTTCATCATGCCTAGTGGCATATAAAAAGACTCCACCTCCTGTCCCACCTCGGACCACATCAAAGCCGTTCATCTCTGTCactgtgcagagcagcactgaaTCAGCGCAGGACACCTACCTGGACAGCCAGGACCACAAGAGCGAGGTGACCAGCCAGTCAGGGCTGAGCAATTCTTCAGACAGCTTGGACAGCACCAGGACACCCAGCGTGACACGGGGCAGTGTTGTGACTCCAGCAAGAGACACTCCAGAATTACCACAGAAAAATGCAACCTTGAAAAGTGACAAAGGGACTCTGACTAACGAAGAGCCTAAAGTGGAAAACGTCCCCAAGAGAAAGCTGTCGTCTATAGGAATACAA GTTGACTGCCTTCAGCCAGTGGCAAAAGAGGAGCCTCCTCCACCAGCCACCAAATTCCAGTCCATCGGGGTACAGGTAGAGGACGAGTGGCG AAACAGTCACTCTCGCAGTATGTCCTCCAAACAGGACACAGACTCTGACACGCAGGAACCTAATAACTCTAGCTGTAAATCATCTGAGAGAAGTGTTGCTGAGTGCCCCCAACACAACAACTCCGTTAGTGTTGATACTAGTACCAGGCAACCAGCCAAGCCCTCACAGATGAAGAGAAACCTCTCCTATGGAGATAACAGTGACCCAGCCCTGGAaccttcctctctccctcctcctgacCCTTGGCTTGAGACATCCTCCACCTCGCCATCAGAACCCATACAGCCAGGAGCCTGCCGGCGGGATGGGTACTGGTTTCTGAAGCTGCTTCAGGCAGAAACAGAACGTTTAGAAGGCTGGTGCCGCCAGATGGACCAGGAGACCAAAGAGAACAATCTCTCTGAAGAAG TCTTAGGAAAAGTCCTGAGTGCAGTGGGCAGTGCACAGCTACTAATGTCACAGAAGTTCCAGCAATTCCACGGCCTCTGTGAACAAAACTTG AACCCTAACGCCAATCCCAGACCCACAGCCCAGGACCTAGCTGGGTTTTGGGATCTCCTGCAGTTGTCCATTGAAGACATCAGCATGAAATTTGATGAGCTGTACCACCTGAAAGCTAACAGCTGGCAATTGGCAGAGACACCAGAGAGAAAG gaagagaagaaaccaCCCCCTCCAGTGCCAAAGAAGCCAGCCAAGTCCAAATCCCAACTGAACCGGGACAGAGCCTCTGATTCAGACAAGCAGCGCCAGGAAGCTCGCAAGCGTCTCATGGCAGCCAAGCGGGCTGCTTCTGTCCGGCAGAACTCGGCCACGGAGAGCGCAGACAGCATCGAGATCTACGTCCCTGAGGCACAGACCCGCCTTTGA
- the DLGAP4 gene encoding disks large-associated protein 4 isoform X9 translates to MSSKQDTDSDTQEPNNSSCKSSERSVAECPQHNNSVSVDTSTRQPAKPSQMKRNLSYGDNSDPALEPSSLPPPDPWLETSSTSPSEPIQPGACRRDGYWFLKLLQAETERLEGWCRQMDQETKENNLSEEVLGKVLSAVGSAQLLMSQKFQQFHGLCEQNLNPNANPRPTAQDLAGFWDLLQLSIEDISMKFDELYHLKANSWQLAETPERKEEKKPPPPVPKKPAKSKSQLNRDRASDSDKQRQEARKRLMAAKRAASVRQNSATESADSIEIYVPEAQTRL, encoded by the exons ATGTCCTCCAAACAGGACACAGACTCTGACACGCAGGAACCTAATAACTCTAGCTGTAAATCATCTGAGAGAAGTGTTGCTGAGTGCCCCCAACACAACAACTCCGTTAGTGTTGATACTAGTACCAGGCAACCAGCCAAGCCCTCACAGATGAAGAGAAACCTCTCCTATGGAGATAACAGTGACCCAGCCCTGGAaccttcctctctccctcctcctgacCCTTGGCTTGAGACATCCTCCACCTCGCCATCAGAACCCATACAGCCAGGAGCCTGCCGGCGGGATGGGTACTGGTTTCTGAAGCTGCTTCAGGCAGAAACAGAACGTTTAGAAGGCTGGTGCCGCCAGATGGACCAGGAGACCAAAGAGAACAATCTCTCTGAAGAAG TCTTAGGAAAAGTCCTGAGTGCAGTGGGCAGTGCACAGCTACTAATGTCACAGAAGTTCCAGCAATTCCACGGCCTCTGTGAACAAAACTTG AACCCTAACGCCAATCCCAGACCCACAGCCCAGGACCTAGCTGGGTTTTGGGATCTCCTGCAGTTGTCCATTGAAGACATCAGCATGAAATTTGATGAGCTGTACCACCTGAAAGCTAACAGCTGGCAATTGGCAGAGACACCAGAGAGAAAG gaagagaagaaaccaCCCCCTCCAGTGCCAAAGAAGCCAGCCAAGTCCAAATCCCAACTGAACCGGGACAGAGCCTCTGATTCAGACAAGCAGCGCCAGGAAGCTCGCAAGCGTCTCATGGCAGCCAAGCGGGCTGCTTCTGTCCGGCAGAACTCGGCCACGGAGAGCGCAGACAGCATCGAGATCTACGTCCCTGAGGCACAGACCCGCCTTTGA
- the DLGAP4 gene encoding disks large-associated protein 4 isoform X5 — protein MKNHHPDPDTEICQLMGQRAETLGCSSCLVAYKKTPPPVPPRTTSKPFISVTVQSSTESAQDTYLDSQDHKSEVTSQSGLSNSSDSLDSTRTPSVTRGSVVTPARDTPELPQKNATLKSDKGTLTNEEPKVENVPKRKLSSIGIQVDCLQPVAKEEPPPPATKFQSIGVQVEDEWRNSHSRSMSSKQDTDSDTQEPNNSSCKSSERSVAECPQHNNSVSVDTSTRQPAKPSQMKRNLSYGDNSDPALEPSSLPPPDPWLETSSTSPSEPIQPGACRRDGYWFLKLLQAETERLEGWCRQMDQETKENNLSEEVLGKVLSAVGSAQLLMSQKFQQFHGLCEQNLNPNANPRPTAQDLAGFWDLLQLSIEDISMKFDELYHLKANSWQLAETPERKEEKKPPPPVPKKPAKSKSQLNRDRASDSDKQRQEARKRLMAAKRAASVRQNSATESADSIEIYVPEAQTRL, from the exons GAAAAACCACCACCCTGATCCAGACACTGAAATTTGTCAACTGATGGGACAAAGAGCTGAGACACTTGGCT GTTCATCATGCCTAGTGGCATATAAAAAGACTCCACCTCCTGTCCCACCTCGGACCACATCAAAGCCGTTCATCTCTGTCactgtgcagagcagcactgaaTCAGCGCAGGACACCTACCTGGACAGCCAGGACCACAAGAGCGAGGTGACCAGCCAGTCAGGGCTGAGCAATTCTTCAGACAGCTTGGACAGCACCAGGACACCCAGCGTGACACGGGGCAGTGTTGTGACTCCAGCAAGAGACACTCCAGAATTACCACAGAAAAATGCAACCTTGAAAAGTGACAAAGGGACTCTGACTAACGAAGAGCCTAAAGTGGAAAACGTCCCCAAGAGAAAGCTGTCGTCTATAGGAATACAA GTTGACTGCCTTCAGCCAGTGGCAAAAGAGGAGCCTCCTCCACCAGCCACCAAATTCCAGTCCATCGGGGTACAGGTAGAGGACGAGTGGCG AAACAGTCACTCTCGCAGTATGTCCTCCAAACAGGACACAGACTCTGACACGCAGGAACCTAATAACTCTAGCTGTAAATCATCTGAGAGAAGTGTTGCTGAGTGCCCCCAACACAACAACTCCGTTAGTGTTGATACTAGTACCAGGCAACCAGCCAAGCCCTCACAGATGAAGAGAAACCTCTCCTATGGAGATAACAGTGACCCAGCCCTGGAaccttcctctctccctcctcctgacCCTTGGCTTGAGACATCCTCCACCTCGCCATCAGAACCCATACAGCCAGGAGCCTGCCGGCGGGATGGGTACTGGTTTCTGAAGCTGCTTCAGGCAGAAACAGAACGTTTAGAAGGCTGGTGCCGCCAGATGGACCAGGAGACCAAAGAGAACAATCTCTCTGAAGAAG TCTTAGGAAAAGTCCTGAGTGCAGTGGGCAGTGCACAGCTACTAATGTCACAGAAGTTCCAGCAATTCCACGGCCTCTGTGAACAAAACTTG AACCCTAACGCCAATCCCAGACCCACAGCCCAGGACCTAGCTGGGTTTTGGGATCTCCTGCAGTTGTCCATTGAAGACATCAGCATGAAATTTGATGAGCTGTACCACCTGAAAGCTAACAGCTGGCAATTGGCAGAGACACCAGAGAGAAAG gaagagaagaaaccaCCCCCTCCAGTGCCAAAGAAGCCAGCCAAGTCCAAATCCCAACTGAACCGGGACAGAGCCTCTGATTCAGACAAGCAGCGCCAGGAAGCTCGCAAGCGTCTCATGGCAGCCAAGCGGGCTGCTTCTGTCCGGCAGAACTCGGCCACGGAGAGCGCAGACAGCATCGAGATCTACGTCCCTGAGGCACAGACCCGCCTTTGA